In Corynebacterium sp. P4-C1, the sequence GATCATCATCTGCGCGAACATGATGTCCGCGTCGTTGTGATCGGCGGAGACCTCTCCGGCCGCCCCCGTCTCTGTCTCAGGATCCGTGGTGGCCCCGGTCGTTTCGGTGGTGTCGGGGGCGGACGTAGTGGCGATGGTCGTGGTGTCGGTGTTTTCTCCCTCAGTGTTATCTGCGCAGGCGGACAAAACCAGGGTGGAGGTCAAGGCGAGAGCGGCGATGGTGATGGTGCGCTTCATGGGGGTTCCCTTTCGGAGGTTGTGTATGGGGGAGTCGATGAAGGATTGAAAGTCAGCGGACGGGGGCTGCAGAGCTCACAGCAGCCTTCTCCTCCTTCCCGTCGGTCGGAGCCAGGTGAGCCGGATCCAGATCAATGCGGCGCAAAAGCTGGGCGTTCAGGGCGACCACGATGGTCGAGGCAGACATCAAGATCGCGCCCACGGCCGGGGACAGCACCAACCCGATCGGGGCGAGCACGCCGGCGGCCAGCGGCACGGCGAGGATGTTGTAGCCAGAGGCCCAGATGAGGTTCTGGATCATCTTGCGGTAGCTGGCCTGCGAGAGCTCAATCATCGACAGCACTGCCCGCGGGTCATCACTGGCCAGGACCACTCCGGCGGATTCCATGGCCACATCCGTGCCGGCCCCGATGGCGATACCGACCTCCGCGCGGGTCAGAGCGGGGGCGTCGTTGACACCGTCACCGACCATGGCCACGCTCAGGCCACGCTCCTGTAACTGGGTGACCTTGGTGTCCTTGTCCTGGGGCAGGACCTCGGCGAAGACCTCATCGATCCCCAGGTCCTGGCCAACCGCCTGGGCCACCTGCTGCGCGTCACCGGTGATCATCGCGACCTTCACTCCGCGGTCCTGCAGGGCTTTCACGGCGGCGTGGGATTCGGGGCGGATCTTGTCCTCGACGGCCACCGCACCGATGATCTGACCGTCGCGGACAATATGGAGCACACCGGCCCCACGCCCGGTCCAGGCGCTGGTGGTGTCGGTGAGCTCGGCCGGGGTGGTGAGGTTGAGCTCGCGCAGCATGTTCGGCCCGCCCACGAGGATCTCAGCGCCATCGACAGTGGCCCGGACCCCCCGGCCGGAGGCGGCGCTGAAACCAGTTGCACGGATTTGCCGACGGGAGGCCTCAGGATGGGCGGCCGCGGCCGCCACGATGGCGCGGGCCACGGGGTGCTCGCTGTCGGCCTCCGCGGCGGCGGCCAGGGCCAGCAGCTCGCCCTCGGTGACGCCGACAGTTGCCGCGACACCGGTGACCGCGTGCGCCCCCTCGGTCAGGGTGCCGGTTTTGTCGAAGAGCATCACGTCGATGGTGCGCATCCGCTCGAGCGCCATCCGGTCCTTGATGAGCACCCCGGATTTCGCGGCCCGCTCGGTGGAGATCGCAATGACCAGCGGAATCGCCAGGCCCAGGGCGTGCGGGCAGGCGATGACCAGCACCGTGACAGTGCGCGCCACGGCATCGTCCGGGCTGCCGATGATGGTCCACACCACCGCGGTGATCAGAGCGGAGATCAGCGCGAACCAGAACAACAACGCCGCCGCCCGATCCGCCAGGGCCTGGGCCCGGGAGGAGGACTCCTGGGCGTCGACAACCAAGCGTTGGATCCCGGCCAGGGCGGTGTCCCCGCCGGTAGCCTCCACCCGGATACGGACGGTGTTGTCGGTGGCCACAGTACCGGCGACCACCTTGTCACCGGTGTCGCGGAAGACGGGACGGGATTCGCCGGTGATCATCGCCTCATCGAATTCGGCGGCTCCGTCGAGGATGGTTCCGTCGGCCGGCACCCGGGCACCGGCCCTCACCAGCACGACGTCGTCGACGACCAGCTCGGAGATGGCCACGGTGCGGGTGGTCCCGTCGATGACTTTCTCGGCCTCATCCGGCAGCAGGGCAGCCAGCGCGTCAAGCGCGGAGGACGCGGCCCCGAGAGCACGCATCTCCAGCCAGTGGCCCAGCAGCATGATGGTCACCAGCAGGGCCAGCTCCCACCAGAAGTCCAGGTCAAAACCGCCCAGCCCCAGAGTGGTGACCCAGGAGGCGACAAACGCCACGGTGATGGCCATGGCGATCAGGAGCATCATCCCGGGTTGGCGGGATTTCAGTTCGTTCCATCCGCCCTTGAGGAAAGGCGTTCCGCCGTAGACGAAGATGATCGTGCCCAGCACCGGGGGGATCCAGGTGGATCCGGGGAATGCCGGGAGGTGGTAGCCGAGCAGCTGGGCGACCATGGGGCTGAAAATAACGACGGGAATGGACAGAATCAGCGACCACCAGAAGCGTTCCCGAAACATTGCGGTGCTGTGTCCGGCGTGTTCGCCGTGACTATGAACGTGGTGGTCTTCGTCCAGGGCGGAGTGCGGGTGATCGTGGGGCATCGCCTGGCCGTGGGTGTCGGCATCTGCGTGGTGTTCGTGGCTGGCATGATCCGGGTGGTGGGTGTGGTCTGTTTCCGGAGCGGGGTGATCACCATGGTGATCACCGGAATGGTGGGGAGTGTTCATGACGTTCCTTCCGCTCAACCCGGTCGGGGTCGAGATGATGGGTAAAACTGATCAGGATAAGACGGTGTAGCCGGCCTCTTCGATGGCCCGGCGAACCATCTCCGGAGGTACGGCACCGGTGACCGTGACGGTGGAAACACCACCAGCAGCGAGATCAATCTGGACGTCGTCGACCTGGGGGAGGGCCTGAAGGGCCTGGGTCACGCTTTTCGCGCAGTGCCCGCAGGTCAGGCCGGTGACCTGGTAGCTAGGGGAGGATCCTCCTGTTGACGAGTCGCTGGCGGCAGGGATGGAGGCGGTGTCGGCACGTGAGGCAGGTCCGCAACAGCTGCAGCCGTGGGAGGCCATCGGCAAGAGGTTGGGCGGGGAGGTGATCATGGGAAAGCTCCTATGGGTCGGTGGGATGCGATAACGCTCGCTAGTATATACCCCTCGGGGGTATATTTTCAAGGGGTGGAGGGCACGGCCCTCACGCGGGGCAGGGTGCGGTCACCGAGCAGCCTCCTCACTGTCGGGAGGGGACAGCGGGAGGCGGAGGGCAAACACCGCTCCGCGACCGGGTCCGGGGGAGGTGGCGGTGAGAGTGCCGCCGTGGGCCTCGACCAATGCCTTGGAGATGGTCAGACCGATACCGGCCCCGCCGTCGTCCCGGCTGCGGGCGGCATCCCCCCGGTAGAAGCGTTCGAAGATGTGTCCGATCTGGCCAGGTGGGATGCCCTCGCCGTCATCGGCGACGTGGATGAGCGCGGTGGACGCCCCCTGTCGGTGGACGCTGATCCGGACCTGCCCGCCGGCCGGGGTGTGCCGTAGCGCGTTCGACAGGAGATTACTCATCACCTGGCCGAAGCGTTGCCGGTCCACGAGCACCCGGGCGGTGTCTGTAATGGTCTCGACCTGTAAATCGACGCCTTTGTCAGCATAAGCTTCCCCCGCGGCAGCAGCGGCGGTATGGAGCAGATCCCCGAGCCTTTCCTCCGCCAGGTCCAAATCGATCCGGTGTTCCTGGGCCCGGGAGACATCGTCGATGTCTTCCATCAACCGGGTCAGGCGGGTGAGTTGGTCAGCCATGATCGTGTGGGTGGCATTATTCCAGTCCACGGCCCCGTCCTGGAGACCATCGAGGTAGACCGTGAGCACCGATAAGGGGGTGCCCATTTCGTGGGCCAGATCAGAGAGCATCTGGCGGCGGACCTGTTCGGTGTGTTCCAGCCGGTCGGCCATGGTGTTGAAGGCATGCGCCAGGGTGGTGACTTCGGGGCCTGCTTCTCCGGCGGGCACACGGATACGATAGTTGCCGGCCGTCAGGCTGGTAGCGGCGCGGGTGAGATCCTGCAGGGGGGTGCGCAGGCGACGCGATAACCACAGGCTGGCCAGCAGGGCGCTGATCAAGGCGGCGGGCAGGGCGACGGCCAGGGTGATCAGGTTGGCATCCCCGTAGGCCTGCTCGGCATGGAACAGCTCCAGCGAGGGGTTCTCCTGGCCGGTCATCAACATATGATCATGGAACAGGGTCGGGCCCACCATCGTGGCCACGGTCGCGGCCACCAGCAGGCTAATCACCACGACCAACACCTGGGCGGCCAGGAAGCGGAAGGTCAGGCCGGGTCCGTGATTCATGGCTGCCCCACCCGGTAGCCCACGCCACGCACGGTGTCGATAAACCCCCGGCCCCGGGTGTCGGTGCCGAGCTTGCGACGCAAGTTGCCGATGTGGACATCGACGATGCGTTCATCACCGACCCAGGTGGTGTCCCAGACCTCGGTGACCAGGTCGTGGCGGGTCAGCACTTGGCCGGGGCGCAGGGCCAGGGCAACCAGCAGCTCGAACTCCGTGCGGGTGAGCTCCACGGTCGTCTCCCCCACCCGCACCTGATGGGCGACGGGGTCAAGGATGAGGTCACCAACGATCAAGGGGGTGGTCACCTGCGGTGGGGTGGTGCTGGTGCGCGGGCGGCGCAGCACCGCATGCACCCGGGTCACCAGTTCCCGGATGCTAAAAGGTTTGGTGATGTAGTCATCCGCCCCCAGGGTCAAACCGCTGATCTTGTCGTCCTCGCTGCCACGCGCGGTGAGCATGAGGATGTAGCAGTCCGAGAAGGTGCGGATCCGTCGGCACACCTCCAGGCCGTCGAGTTCGGGCAGCCCCAGATCCAGCACCACAACATCGGGGGAGAAGCGACGGGCCTCGTCCACGGCCTGGGTGCCGGTGTGCGCCTGGCGGGTATCGAAGCCGGCCCGGATGAGGTAGAAGGCCACCATCTGAGCCAAAGGTTGTTCATCATCGACGACCAGCACCCGCCCCGGGGGCGTGGCGGTGGTCGGTGTGCGGTCAGCCATAGACCCCAGTATCACTCCGGCCAAGGGGAATACCACCCTCGCTCAGTGCCCGGCGGGGAAAACTTCATCAAATCTTCAAACATCACCCTTCGACCGCCGTCACCCCTGTGCCCCACCCCGGGCCGGCGACATCGCCTCCCCTCGTCGGTTCAGCAGGCGCCACCAGGGAATTCACCGCCTGCACCGCATACCCGGGGCGGGTAGAAGGACATCGCCCACGGCTGTGGGGTGGTGCCCCGGTTGTGACCCAGCCCACCGAATTCACCCCCTTTTTCCCCTGCTATAAGGCTATGAGCAGGGTTTTTGATTTCTAGTCCGTCAGGCACCCGTGCTAGATAAAGGTATGGCATCGACCTTGAGGCGGTGTCTTCTCACGGTCCTACCACGATCCAAGGAGATTGACGTGAAACGAGCAGCGATCGCAGCCTCCGCCCTCGCCCTCACGGGGTGTTCGGCCGCCGACCCGGAACCCACCGCCGACGGGACGGAGTCCCAGGACACATTCCTGACTACCCATGGCCTGGCCGCCATGGACGCGGTGGAGATCATTGATCACCTCGACCGGCAGAAGGTCACTGAGCGTCCCACGGATCTGATCGCCTCCGTGCGTGCCAATGAACTGCTGCTCTCCAGCGAAGACCAGGAAGTCGTGGTCGATCTTCCCGACAATCAGACGTATGTCTCGATCGCACCCTATCTCACCTCCACCCACGACTGCTTCTACCACAGCCTCACGACCTGCCTGGGGGAACTCGACAATGAGGATATCCACGTCACGATCACCGATGAGGCGACCGGTGAGGTGCTGGTGGACGAGGCAACAACCACCTTCGACAACGGATTTATTGGCTTCTGGCTTCCCGATGATGCCACCGGCCTGATTGAGGTCAGCTACCAGGGGCGTACCGGCACCACCGAGTTTTCCACCACCGACGACGGTGCCACCTGTGTCACAAACCTGCACCTGACGTGATGACTCAGCAGGATCCTCACCTGCGCCTGTCTCCCGCATCACTGAAATCTTGCACCAAGGAAGGTAAATCATGACAAACGCGTTTTCCCGACGACAGTTGCTGCTCGGCGGGCTCGTCCTCGCCGGCACCGGCGCCGTGGCCGCCTGCACCAGCGACCCTGGACCCGCTGCCTCGGCACCAGGTCCCTCCCTTCGCCCCACTCCCACCCCCACTGCGCTCGGTGAGCCGACGGTGCGCCGGACATTGACCGCCCGGCCCCTGTCTCTGGATATCGGCGGCATCGAAGCCAAGACGTGGGGATACGTCTCTGACACCGGGGATGCGGCCATTGAGGCCACCGCCGGCGACGTCCTCCAGGTCGATATCACCAATGAACTGCCTGAGAGCACCTCCATCCACTGGCATGGCATCGCACTCCACAACGCAGCCGACGGTGTGCCCGGCATGACCCAGGACCCCATTGAACCTGGCGAATCTTTCTCCTATGTTTTTGAAGTCCCCCACGGTGGCACCTACTTCTACCATTCCCACTCCGGCCTGCAGCTTGATCGCGGCCTCCACGCCCCTCTGATCGTCCGTGACCCGCAAGACGCTGAGGACCAGGACGTCGAGTGGACCATCGTGCTCGACGACTGGGTCGATGGCATTCAGGGCACTCCCGACGATGAGCTCGACAAGCTCACCGGAATGGGTTCGGGCGACCATAACGGGAAGAAGGGGATGGGAGGTCACGGCCAGATGACGCACGGCACCCCGGACCGGGTACTGGGCGGGGATGCCGGCGATGTGATGTATCCGCACTACCTCATCAACGGACGTATCCCCCGTGCTCACCGGACCTTCGAGGCTCGCCCGGGCGACAAGGCCCGCCTGCGGTTTATCAACTCCGGCGGTGACACCATCTTCAAGGTGGCCCTCGGTGGTCACCGCATGACCGTCACCCACACCGACGGCTTCCCCGTCCAGCCCTGGGAGACCGAATCGATCTACCTGTCGATGGGCGAGCGTGTCGACGTCGAGGTCATCCTCGGCGACGGCATCTTCCCGCTCACGGCTTTGGCGGTGGGTAAGGACGACCGCGCCTTCGCCGTCATCCGCACCGCCGGCGGCCAGGCCCCCGCCCCGATGTCGACTTCCCCGAGTTGTCGTCCACCGGACTGCTTCTGTCCTCCCTGAAGCCAGCAGACCGTGCACTCCTGCCCGAGGGCACACCAGACCGAGAAGTCAGCATCGACCTGGGCGGGCAGATGATGCCGTATGAATGGAGCATTCTCACCGACGGTCAATCCTCCTCCGCGACCGTCCAGGAGAGCCAGCGCCTGCGGATGGTCATGCGCAACAGGACCATGATGCCCCATCCCATGCACATCCACGGCCACACGTGGGCGCTGCCCGGCAGCGGCGGGCTACGCAAGGACACCGTCCTTCTCCGCCACGGTGAAACCATGATCGCCGACCTGATCGCTGACAACCCCGGTGAGTGGGCATTTCACTGCCATAACGCCTATCACATGGCAACCGGGATGCTCACCTCGCTTCGCTACGAGTAACCCCCACAGCAGGGTTGAGTGCCGAGGTGGGCAGAGTCGCTGCAGACCACCCACCGCGCAGCACGATGATCTTCCTCGGTGTTGTGGTCTTCCGAGACAACCAGAACACCGTCTTCTTCCCCACCGCCCCGGAATATGGAAATCTAATCCATGCCGAGCACACCCTCGCAGAGCCGCCCATCGCGGTTGCCGCGGTGCTCACCGCCGTGACCCTGGTGGCCTGTTCCTCAGGCGACGGCGAAACGCCGTCGCCGTCGGGGGCACCTTCCAGTTCCACTCACTAGGAGGCCAAACCGAGATTATCTACGCAGAGGAGGAACGTGTCCCGCTGCCGGACTTCTCCGACCCGTCGCTGATGGAGGAGGGTCTACCTGTCACCGGTGATGGACCTGTTCGACCGTTCAATCGTTGCCCACACCGTGGCTACATCGCCGACGATAGCGTTGACCGCCGAATCCTTAGCTCAGGCGATTAAAACGTGTGCGCCTGAACCTGGGTGGATGATGCACACCGATCAACCTAGCCTCTTTACACTCGACTTCACTGCGTGCTACGGCCGCCTTGATGCGCGCGAACATCCGGCCTCCGTCAGTACGGAGGTCCCCATCACCATTCGCGGTAACAAGCTTCAACCCGTGCTCTTCCGCTCTGTCGATCCACTCGATCTGCGCCGGCTGTCGTGTTAGACGATCCAAGTCCTAGAAAATAATCGCGCCTAGCTCGCCTCGCTTAAGACCAGCGACCATCGCGTCGTAGTCGGGACGTTCCAC encodes:
- a CDS encoding copper-translocating P-type ATPase; this encodes MPHDHPHSALDEDHHVHSHGEHAGHSTAMFRERFWWSLILSIPVVIFSPMVAQLLGYHLPAFPGSTWIPPVLGTIIFVYGGTPFLKGGWNELKSRQPGMMLLIAMAITVAFVASWVTTLGLGGFDLDFWWELALLVTIMLLGHWLEMRALGAASSALDALAALLPDEAEKVIDGTTRTVAISELVVDDVVLVRAGARVPADGTILDGAAEFDEAMITGESRPVFRDTGDKVVAGTVATDNTVRIRVEATGGDTALAGIQRLVVDAQESSSRAQALADRAAALLFWFALISALITAVVWTIIGSPDDAVARTVTVLVIACPHALGLAIPLVIAISTERAAKSGVLIKDRMALERMRTIDVMLFDKTGTLTEGAHAVTGVAATVGVTEGELLALAAAAEADSEHPVARAIVAAAAAHPEASRRQIRATGFSAASGRGVRATVDGAEILVGGPNMLRELNLTTPAELTDTTSAWTGRGAGVLHIVRDGQIIGAVAVEDKIRPESHAAVKALQDRGVKVAMITGDAQQVAQAVGQDLGIDEVFAEVLPQDKDTKVTQLQERGLSVAMVGDGVNDAPALTRAEVGIAIGAGTDVAMESAGVVLASDDPRAVLSMIELSQASYRKMIQNLIWASGYNILAVPLAAGVLAPIGLVLSPAVGAILMSASTIVVALNAQLLRRIDLDPAHLAPTDGKEEKAAVSSAAPVR
- a CDS encoding heavy-metal-associated domain-containing protein, yielding MITSPPNLLPMASHGCSCCGPASRADTASIPAASDSSTGGSSPSYQVTGLTCGHCAKSVTQALQALPQVDDVQIDLAAGGVSTVTVTGAVPPEMVRRAIEEAGYTVLS
- a CDS encoding cell wall metabolism sensor histidine kinase WalK produces the protein MNHGPGLTFRFLAAQVLVVVISLLVAATVATMVGPTLFHDHMLMTGQENPSLELFHAEQAYGDANLITLAVALPAALISALLASLWLSRRLRTPLQDLTRAATSLTAGNYRIRVPAGEAGPEVTTLAHAFNTMADRLEHTEQVRRQMLSDLAHEMGTPLSVLTVYLDGLQDGAVDWNNATHTIMADQLTRLTRLMEDIDDVSRAQEHRIDLDLAEERLGDLLHTAAAAAGEAYADKGVDLQVETITDTARVLVDRQRFGQVMSNLLSNALRHTPAGGQVRISVHRQGASTALIHVADDGEGIPPGQIGHIFERFYRGDAARSRDDGGAGIGLTISKALVEAHGGTLTATSPGPGRGAVFALRLPLSPPDSEEAAR
- a CDS encoding response regulator transcription factor → MADRTPTTATPPGRVLVVDDEQPLAQMVAFYLIRAGFDTRQAHTGTQAVDEARRFSPDVVVLDLGLPELDGLEVCRRIRTFSDCYILMLTARGSEDDKISGLTLGADDYITKPFSIRELVTRVHAVLRRPRTSTTPPQVTTPLIVGDLILDPVAHQVRVGETTVELTRTEFELLVALALRPGQVLTRHDLVTEVWDTTWVGDERIVDVHIGNLRRKLGTDTRGRGFIDTVRGVGYRVGQP
- a CDS encoding CueP family metal-binding protein, which encodes MKRAAIAASALALTGCSAADPEPTADGTESQDTFLTTHGLAAMDAVEIIDHLDRQKVTERPTDLIASVRANELLLSSEDQEVVVDLPDNQTYVSIAPYLTSTHDCFYHSLTTCLGELDNEDIHVTITDEATGEVLVDEATTTFDNGFIGFWLPDDATGLIEVSYQGRTGTTEFSTTDDGATCVTNLHLT